In Benincasa hispida cultivar B227 chromosome 8, ASM972705v1, whole genome shotgun sequence, the sequence AAGTGAACATAACTCAACTAATATTTATAACTCAACCAATATTTATCTGTGCCTACTAAAATGAGCTTAACTCAATGGTATGATGTGACATTTCTTTCTAGAAATCAGAGGTTCCAtcctcatatatatatttttaatttgtaaaaaGAACACATTTGATTGTGCCTTGTCCATGTCATGCTTATGTATGTCATAACGAATACTatcatgaaaaatatatatatagacggACTAATTTTACTATTATTAACAAGAGAAGCACGATACATAGAAGAGAGTTGAACTATCCGGCGTCATCGATAgtcaaagaaaggaaaaaataatttattggtCCTAAGTTTTGAGTctagttttatttgaaaatttttaaaaggttatatttttatctctaaattttgaaataaatgtgcatttgaaaatttaaacactaaaagaaaattaaagtaatatTCCCTAAATGAAAagtaaagatatttttgaaaagaaatgaGTTCAAACTCAAAATATAACCACTTAATTAATAGATGAAGTATACATCACACAACTTGTTTATTGTCGGCCCTAAGTTGCAATTAAGGAATAAAAAGATACCAACACTTAAAACCAAagtatattaaattatagggaaaattattttttacttcTTAAGTTTCGAAGAATATGTGCATTTTGGTCCtcgaattttaaaaatgtacaTTTTTAGTCTCCAAGTTTATAAAATAGGTATACTACTTGATCCTTGAGCCTTCAAAATGTACATTTTTAGTCCCCAAATTCATAAAAACACGCTTAAAAGGTCCTTGAAATAttctttgtttgattttttaaaaataattatatgatatttaaaattagaaaaaaacagTTTTAGAGAgatgtgatttttaaaaattattcttctaatttaaaatgtaatataattattcaaaataatagtaTAAATTTATTCGATGaactttttaaacttatttttaaaaaattataaaaaaaagaagatatattttgaaaaattagagaCTAAATGGGTCTATTCTTATAACTCTAGGgactaaaaatgtatattttttaaattcagaGATCAAACAcacatattcttaaaaatttgagGATCAAAAGGACAACTTTTccttaattaaaaaagaaatctaaaatagggttttgaaattcaaacaatgattaattaaaatatgatcGTCTACATAAATCATAGCATATAACATAATAACATTTGTTAAGGTTTGTTTCCATAAATAAATTGTCACACGTTATAGCATAGTgattaaaaatggatttaatttgatcaaagtataaaataaagaagttgtttcataatatatattattaattgtCACAGCTGCCTAAATTTAATACTTCCCCACAGCTGAGTAATGTATTATTAATGAGTGTTGACAATTGCATAGTGAATGGTCCCCAACAAATCAAAGCAAAAAGCAAAATTGAAGATATGGGATTGGATGGAGAGattattatttatacaaatacaTGTTATATGTTGTGGGAAggcaacaaataaaaaataaaatgtatgtAATAATGTAACAACAAAGCATATGTTATAACTATTTTGTGTCCTAAAGTTCAATACAAACAAACCTCTTTTCTTTTAAGGATAGAGAGGAACAACAAGTACTTGTAGATaccatttatttaaaattattttgtctatTATACATTCTTTCCACTCAACAATAAGTTATGAATCtcttttcataattatttaggtatcgtttaataattattatgttttgtttgataaatatttgatttttgattttcttttttgtaaattaaaattataaacaccatttttatcttatatatatatatatatatatatctactatttttaaaatcaaagccaaaattttaaattctaaaataaaatagtttccAAACTTTATTGCTTTTAGAAGTtggataaaaatttaaattgtttaaataagaAATATGGAAACCATAGGTAAGAAATTGTGAAAAAACAAGCatacttttaaaaaactaaaaacaaaaaaactaaatggttactgAACTAATAGGTCATTACCTAACTATtgtcaggaaaaaaaaaacaatagctacctctttttttagtatattgttttaaaaaaaccaaataattactaaacaaaattttaatttttttttttaattttttaaactatctATTAGGGTTGTACATCAAACTGACTAAAACCAACCTGACCGATCAAAACCAATAGAATTAAGGTTGGTTGGTCGGGACTAGGGGTCGTTTGGTTGGTTTCGgtttcctaaaaaaaaagaatttgaaaaacCGACCGATCGATCGAcgatatatatttgtttttttaaactaaGTATAAAAGCAAGTCCATTACCACTAACCCAAGCTCAAgcctattattttattattgatttattattattctttatgttgCCTAATTCTCAAACCCattacatgatttatttaaattttttcataaaaaaaatgttgatttaaaatttaaaaaatttgctAATTTTAATAACCTAACAATAACACTTTATCAAttcatcttttcttttcattcacCTTGGCtcctttaataaaaaaaaaaaaaaaaaaaaattgaccaacCGATCGACCGATGGTTAGGCGAATTTCACTCTTTATTTGGTCAGTTTTCAGTGCCAATTTTTTCCCAAACCGACACCGACCAACCGATGTACACCCCTACTATCTATATTTCacttatgttttaaataaatcaaacaaaaaaattcgaaaactaaaaatacaggtagttatagaaaaataaacataatttccaaaaaccaaatggttataaAAAGACCTCAGCTTTAATTTTTGCCTTTTGAatattaagcctataaacactacGCTTATCTATGGTATACATTCTAAATGAGTTTTCAAATTCAagataagttttattttttagagtttgagtaaaatcaatttaaatgtTAACTTCACGAGGAAATAAAACCATGATTAAGAAGTTATGATAAAAATTTTTAGAGTTTGATTCAAATTATgacaaaagaattttttttttttcaatttcaataaattatcgTTGTCAATATACCATACTTATACTTAAATGCTAAAGTTACATGTTGATGAaagtaaaaaaacaataatttcgCATGAAAAGGTAGGACAACTAGATATAATAAGGACATGAAACTTggccacaaaaaaaaaaaaaaatataataattatgtctcaaataaatattattatgcTCTCCCATCATTCGAAAAATTACTTCATCACATAACTTGTTATATTGTATCTAAACTATTTGGTTTGTTTATAATTACatctataaaatttataatttgataaacTAATCCTCTAATTTGTCATTTGTTGAATCAAccagacttttttttttttttttttttttttataaattttaacttGGTTGTTActtcaataaaaaatatacatataaaaagTATTTATCTAACTTAAAAATAAAGAGTAAATATAAAATTCTAACACACTGGACATAACCATTACAAACTACTATAAGCTAgttaatagttttaaaataaaagtccGAAGGTGTAATAATTATAACAaactacaaaattaataaaagtgattgataaaattaaaagtttagaagtataattgtaatgtaattttttttattttaaaaaaatatatagaagagagggttttttattttattttatttttgttcacaGTCTCTCCTCACACATTATATCCGCGTGAAATAAATGCTTCTAACCTTCCTCATTCAACTGCCCTAAAATATTacaatctcttttttttttttttttttttaaaaaaaaaaaagaaagagacatATTATGTTATTTATATTCTCTCCATTATATAAACCACATTCATTTCGACGTTTTTCCCTAGccctataatatatatatatatatttatatatttcaagaaggcttttaaaatataatataaccataGAGTTGATCTCCTTCGGTTTGAAATGGAGAAAGATCAGAGGGCGGCGATGTGGGCGGCGGTGGCGGTGGTGGTGATGGCGGTGGTGTGGAGTGGAGCGGCGGCGGCGCAGCAAGTGCCTTGCTATTTCATATTTGGTGATTCATTGGTGGACAATGGAAACAACAACCAGCTTCAATCTTTGGCAAGAGCTGATTATTTACCTTATGGGATTGATTTTGGTGGACCCACTGGAAGATTTTCCAATGGCAAAACTACTGTTGATGTTATTggtaaaaaattattattattattattttaattctccCCTTCTAtcatcttctcttttttttttttttcttttttcctcgaTCTTTAGCTCATGCATGCATATAGTAATTTCTAGTACGAGTTTAATAATGTTCGAAGAAAATTGAGACTTGAAACGACGTGAGACGGTGATCTAAAATAGTGTGATGATCCAATTTCTTATTCTAAAGGTCATTGTCTCACTATTTTAGGACTCAATTTTTGTTTGACGTTTTTTGAAATGTTTTATAAAATGTGGGAGGGTGGTAATATTAgaagttttgaaagaaaaatagtatttttaagGTTGAAATACCATTTTAGTTATTCCATGTTTTTTAAGTttgtttgattttagttttaatctatgtacttttaataaattgtaaatttagtcactcaaagttaatttttaccGAAATTGATTATATAATGATAATAACTTTCATGTAAGGAAATAcaatatatgaatatgttttcaaaatttataaaacatGCTAATGAATAAACTTGcgaaactaaatttaagatttattaaaaatacaaggATTAAAATCGgataattgaaagtttagagactcAAATTGAGCCAACTTCAAAATATAGGAATCAAATTGGTactttaatctttattttttttttaaagtttagagggattttatttttatataaattagcctagtttatattacatatttagaTTCAGCTTccaattttaaagtttaaaattaagccCTTTTTGGAGAAAAGTATGGCAGATATGTTTTTGGGGTTTTCTGTTTGAAATAGTGTAAACTTCAAGTTTGgtgcttttttgtttttttttgttttttttaagttgaaaaataagaaatttgaagTTTGCATTTAATAGGTTATAATTGATTTCTTTTGAAGTGTGCGCCTATCTCACTTTAAATTCCATGCACATATTTCTTGTTGcaatttaattccaaaatattTATGATGCTTCTCCCTCTAAAATGCTTTATAAttgacatttttgtaatttgtgATTTTTAAAGGTCATTTTACCATTTTGCATAGAGTTTGAAAGTCCTTGTAAAGCTATATTTCTTTAGTGGTTTCTTGGGCTATTTTtacacactttttttttattatagtggggtaattttaaaaagataataaaagAGATTAAAAAGTAATTCACTTATTCATGTTTAAGTTAAATTTGCTTACATGGAATTGAaatattaggtaaaaagattgatataaacaaattttattttattttattttatttttaaaatttgactaaaaattgaATTAGTTTTTTCAGAATGTGAAGATTATGGTATGAAATTTtacctataaaaaaaataatttaggcCCCGTTCGgtatttagttttttgtttttggttttgaaaattaaatctatttcatcCATGTTTCTTAGAATGaattgcatctttcttaagtagaacggttgaattattagccagatttaaaaaacaaaaacaactttttgaaagctactttttagGTCtgaaaatttggcttagttttttttacactaatggtgaaaagtagataaaaaatgaagaaatttgaaaatagaaatagtgtccataatttaaattttcataaacaaaaacaaattaacaaattgGTTATCAAATGAGGCCTTATCAATTTTTGGttattggtttttaaaaattgtgatTGTTTTTCTACAATTCTGTAACCCGAGTTTGTatattttctaagtaaactttTGAATGGTTAGTCaaagcattttttttaataaaaaaaataaaaatttattttctaaattttcgtAACTTACAGCTTGAATTTTGCAAATGTGTatagacaaaatagacaacaatataaagataataaatgaaatattgaATGAAATGCAGCGGAGCTATTAGGATTTGACGATTACATTCCTCCGTACGCCACCGCAAGAGGCCGAGATATCCTCAGAGGTGTCAATTATGCTTCCGCCGCCGCCGGAATCAGGGAGGAAACTGGACGCCAATTggtattttcatttcatttcttttttcttaaaatatgggtgataatttttttttttttgaaaaaaaatgtaagttaattatatgttttagtattaaataaaaattgaaaattttcttatttctttccaatatttaaaaaagttaattagTTGACTTTTTTTACTTAGCATCAAGCTTGGGAATGTATCGATTAAAACTTTAAACTAATACTTGTATCAATTAAACCTTCAATTTAtccttttttatgaaaaaataataataaaacccTGAGATTTCGTAAGTATATCTATCGATTTACAccttttttcatatttttttaaatcatccaTGTATTAATTCTTAAATATGTGTATATTTCTTCACATATCGATTTTACGAAATGGACGATTAAAGTAAATGCAGGAAAgattctcaaaattttttttGATTAAAAGTCTAAatagattaattttcaaaagtttatgGAAAAGTTTCACGAGGCTTTCTCAAACAAAAcgtaataataaatttaaatcgatgaagttataaaagtttagagttAAAAATTAGGACAGTAACGCGTGGCAAATTTAACAGGGAGGAAGAATAAGCTTTAGTGGGCAGGTGGAGAATTACCAAAACACAGTGTCTCAAGTTGTAGAATTGCTTGGAGATGAGGACTCAGCTGCAGAATATCTCAGTAAATGCATTTATTCAATAGGGTTGGGAAGCAATGACTATCTCAACAACTACTTCATGCCCCAATTTTACTCAACAGGCAACcaatatacacctcaacaataTTCTGAAAACCTTATTCAACAATATGCTGAACAACTTAGGGTACACTCTTACATTTTTCCTCGGTTGGTTCGAACAAATCGACCGACCGTTCATTTACACATGTTTTTtagtttgttgttgttttttttagtaataacgGATATAACACAATGTAATACAAAAGAATCTgcagatatagcaaaatataGATTTAACTCTTAGAATCTGTGACCGAGTTTGGGGTTGATTTTAAgcaaaaacttttaaaatcagTATCTTACCTACTTTTAGATTTgtgtaaaatcaaattttactttttaataaatttttaaattttaattttatccttcaaaattaagACTTATATTATATATCTAGTATCTTTCTCACATGACCATCATTTTTCATAGACCACAACTATTATTGTTACATCATACCCTATTgatttcttaaaaagaaaatcaaaggtTTTTTTAACAATTAATCTAGAGAAAGCataacattttaaatattttaaattatattataaattattttaaaaaattaattttattattaggTTTATTTAATCATTGTATCTAAAATGCaacaatataatatttattggTTAGGAACCAACTTTTTCAAGTCTAAGTTGATAGGTTTTggtatatttgtaattcttaaaaaatattgctatacacttaattattaaatcTAAAAGTGCACCAGttgttgttggtttttttttttctagcttTTGTACAACTATGGAGCTAGGAAGTTTGTGCTATTTGGACTTGGTCAGATTGGTTGTAGTCCAAATGAGTTAGCACAAAACAGCCCAGATGGAAAGACTTGTGTTCAAAGGATAAACTCAGCCAATCAAATATTCAATGCTGGTCTTAAATCTTTGGTTGATCAATTCAACAACAATCAAGCTGATGCAAAATTTATCTACATTGATTCTTTTGGCATTTTCCAAGATGTCATTGACAATCCAGCAGcctttggtaaaaaaaaatatattcccCTATCCGATTTTGTGCTTTAATTACGTCTCATGAATTCAAATCTCTAacctcttctcttctctttaaTGGAGAGTATACGTTACAAATAACCTTTTCAATGTTTGGATGATTGTGTATCAGGTTTTAGAGTTGTCAATACTGGGTGTTGTGGAGTAGGAAGGAACAATGGACAAATTACATGTTTACCCTTTCAAACTCCATGCTCAAACAGGGATGAGTACCTATTTTGGGATGCATTTCATCCAACAGAAGCAGGGAACGCCGTCGTGGGCCGGAGAGCTTACAGTGCTCAACGTCCAACAGATGCATACCCAGTCGATATTCATCGTCTTGCACAACTCTAAGAGTGATTCCAGGATATATGTTATGGATTTGATAGTGAGTTATATggttcataatatatatatatatatacacttctTTTCATtagtttccctttttcttcattgaGTTTGGGTGTGTCTGTCTTTTGGTGTCTGTATTATTGTAGTTGTGTAATTGTTGTCTACAAATGCTagtaattaaattgttatttttctaaTGTTTCAAAGTAGAGAGCAATTATTGTTCACTAGGTTTTTGATTCGAGATCAAATTCAATATGATAGGAAAGaagtctaaatattttttttttcaagtcaatccaaacgggtAAAAAAATTCGAGATTATTCTAAATCTCATAGGTTGAAATATCAAGATTAAAAAGTCAAGACCAATAATGAGACTCTTTTACATGctaaaaaacatgtttttaattacTTAACAGTGGCTAAACCAATATCGCTCATGTCTGCTTTTGTTTCGTTATATTCTAATGAACTCAATTATTGGTCTCATTCCAATTAGAGGTGAAGACATTTTCTATCTATATTCGTTTTAAGAAGCACAGACACAACAACAACCCACAGtgacaaacaaacaaacatccTTCTCCTGTTTCTCCTGCTGCTATTATTCCATTATTTGCACTTATGTTTTGTTAGCTTCTCTCTGTCTCTGCTATCTGCAAATCcattccatatatatatatatatatatatctacgAGACTACTTATGTTATTTATTACTTCCAATATTCTTTTGACTTAGCACAAATTCTAAAATAtcacttttatttatataagttGACACCTCTAGATTTATGGTTAGGATTTTGTCGAAGCGTACATGATCTGGTGGTTATAAATGACCCGTTAGAATGCTCTTTCCAATTACACTTTCTTTCATATTCTGTAAAATTCTACGCTACATCTCCTAATTAAAGAGATTTCTCTATAATATTTTATCTAAAGATTGAACTTTTGTTTAGACTGGGCCAAATGGGTATTTCAAAATATCaagtttatattttcaatatttctAACTTCTAAATACGtattttatgttagttgaagtATGTTTATATGGATCGAAAAAGACGAagttattttgataatttatgTGTCTTTCTCATTTCTGGTTTTAAGAAGttatgatcgtgtaggaatgTTTTGCCACAATAGTAAACCAGGCCTAAATAGATGGTGGcaagtgataaaatattttgctaaaataaCATGTATATCCATTAgtttatattaaacatattagGAGTCTATTGGTCTGAGAATTTTCTAGATTGGAATCGACATAGACTAAGAAATTCATGCTTGTTTTACCGTTTTTAATTAACACGTTGTCTGAAAATAAGCAATAACCAAGCATCCTCTTATCTCTCAAtgaatgttttcttttcccttttaaaaATGTgggttttctcttttcttcctcttctgttttttattttatatataatttcttttttaataaagttaattaattaattaattaattaatattagtttagccaaattaatataaatatttgttttaataaataaaatacactCTATTAAAATATATACTCGATTTATATTTAcagtaaaaaaattatttaatgaatGTAATTACTTATTTacctaaattattaattaattaattaacaatatcTTAAGTctatttaattagtaaactaggattatttaaatttaattagtatAAAAATTTAATGCATTTATTCAATAGGGTTGGGAAGCAATGACTATCTCAACAACTACTTCATGCCCCAATTTTACTCAACAGGCAACcaatatacacctcaacaataTTCTGAAAACCTTATTCAACAATATGCTGAACAACTTAGGGTACACTCTTACATTTTTCCTCGGTCGGTTCGAACAAATCGACCGACTGTTCATTTACACATGTTTTTtagtttgttgttgtttttttagcaataaaaatttaattttcaacaaaaataataataattgattacttattattttttattttttttataattacttgttcattattaacatatcacgttcataaaaaaaaaatagtattctttattaatattttttgttagcacatcatatttttatttcattttttgacatttttataaaatagatactttattaaaatatatttttatattgtttactaatgatgaacttaattaattaaaaatgattaagtaTTAAATTACCATTAACAtgaaattcattaaatatattaatcgGTTAATTTTAACGGTTAttatcaaatataagaaaaacgagtcaaacttatttacaaatatagcaaaatatcacgtTTATTAGtgtgatagacagtgacattttgctatattcgAAAATATTTaaagtagttttgtcatttaaaataattaccctaATTTTAGTGAAACAtaactcaatttttaaatatttataatcaaaattattattcattattaattaattcatttttatcaatatattgaatgatatttattgtttaattaattaatctactaaatttgtataagattttcatgcttaatttcataaattaaacacaaacataatttttgttcaTCAAATTCTGATAGCATTTCTCCATGCACAACTAAACAATCATTTTTTATTCCTAGGCATCCTATTCCCATGCATATTTTATTTCCAAACATCCATAATAAACCAAACAaccccttatagatatattccATCCATGATATCAGTATATcagtattatattatatattatgaatatcttttttttagtacaacaagtAGTAATTGCCAATTTACACTTCTAACCTTAAAAGAAGAATTACATATCAAATTACCATTAAGCTAATGCTCATTTTGGcttatatattatgaatatcatgaagaaactcttattcaagagaaccgttgagcggaagcaagatcgttccaaacccattgtgaaaaaacaaaacatttacaaacatacaagaatagttatgcatcatagagtaaattatagcatgctttaaactTAAAACCAACTagagtgacatacctttgaagaactcttcttcgtgTATTCCCTTAATCTACACCAGTCACGCACCCCAGCAAACTTGATCACGAGCACGAACGCAATGAACAACTAGTGCAACTCACCAACTGTCagatcctcgaacccaatcgagtaagACTCAATCCTCGACCCTCTAACAACAACACTTGACACTACCACTCAGTTtttttggtattctcggtgtgagaatccaagaggtgtgggttTTGTGTGAATTTGATAGAGGGAAGAAGGTACTATACGATCGAGTTAGACGATCACGTAAGTGGGAGAATTAgaatgtctatcgtatagacttggtaCTTGATCATTAGGTAATGAGGAacaatcgtctagtaaactcGTTGCTTGATACTTGAGCGTTCACTCTCTCAAAGGCTATTATATGGCTCTTAGATCAAATGTCTTGcgattatgaaaaataaaaactattttcacttttattctccagttattaaaactgacaataacttcccactcatacggttaaaggagaaaataaaaaccaactaaacaattatctcataattgttttattataaataaatataataactaatttatcatattatatttataacctataattttaatatcacatcatatgtaatatataaaccatagttcttttctcctttatgacatctaatataaatcatatttatattaattcctccaattaatgtatctaatacatcaaatcaattatatcacatataattgaaacaatttaatgatatcatatataatcaaattccctcttgttaatttgaacatttcaaactaacctaaaaactgattctcaacttgaatccattgagctaccaaggggaccttatggacctgtagcttgaagctccaacgatacgtgaataactgactaaactttttaatcacgatatccaccatctgttaactaccgggcactccactaaagatcgacaactgcactcttcgcactacagatatatttttgtgtctattggatataaccaaccctgtacaatgacccttcacaaatcgctcgtaagtataggtGGACCagtttaccgttttgcccttgtagttacatctaactccttaagtaccattgaatcctctaatgaacaatacatcatagtcctactatgagtgagcACTTCTTGGGacatgagaaggtgtggcgccacattgttcaagtcgcagaatcagcccttaaggaggcaatctatctacttacccctgcttcgagaaggagtgaattctgtcttgtgtagctgagttttcagctccccaattagatgaatccctaaagtgATAGGTTTATCTGGCCACTCAcaaccatgcaaatcaaaggaccgccctcataggcagaagttcccaactcactcaggattaaggtcatgttatctatggtcatcctagtgaaatgaaagtctttatcATAAACGgggttatataatgagactaaacatttcgtgttctggtcttatacaaactcttttgtataggatacccccattcacatgttttcacatgaatgatcaggatcagatcatttgtagcactttacaacacttgtaacatctacaaagtaggttgtatccgtagtgtcataaggataaagtttccctcatttatccatatactgcagaccatttaagttatcacttaaggcatgatccacttgtatgtctccacatacatgcttaagttacaacgataaccaaggatcttagtttattggtttgtggttaatgcaactaaaatgtctcatatttcatagacaatagtgaagaaaatatctcatattattacatcacaaatgtttgttcatacacgtgtttaaaaactacaggatcctacaagatttaggacatcaaccccaacattctcccatttgtcctaaagctagtggggtgtacaagataaagacaagtacaaaacaataaactagggcacaaagacccagtacaaaatctcccacttgtcctagtccaGCTACGGTtagtcccgtagacccatgctctataggtaaccctaaaaaactgtagccatgagagccttcgtaaacggatcagcaacgttgtgcttcgaagctatcttcatgactatcatctcccttcgatgcacaatctcgcggatgagatggtattttcgctctatatgcttatcacgcttgtgactcctaggctccctaGAATTCACCACaacactactattatcacaataaagggtgatgtgcctagacatgtctggaacaacttccagatcagtcaggaacttcctgagccaaagggccttcttagcagcttcacaaatcgctacatactcggcctccatggtggagtcagcaatgcacccctacttagtgctttgCCAGACTACAGTcgtccgttaagagtgaacactgatcctaaaatggatttctgagaatccttatcagtctgaaaatcagagtccgtgtatcc encodes:
- the LOC120084221 gene encoding GDSL esterase/lipase At5g45670, producing the protein MEKDQRAAMWAAVAVVVMAVVWSGAAAAQQVPCYFIFGDSLVDNGNNNQLQSLARADYLPYGIDFGGPTGRFSNGKTTVDVIAELLGFDDYIPPYATARGRDILRGVNYASAAAGIREETGRQLGGRISFSGQVENYQNTVSQVVELLGDEDSAAEYLSKCIYSIGLGSNDYLNNYFMPQFYSTGNQYTPQQYSENLIQQYAEQLRLLYNYGARKFVLFGLGQIGCSPNELAQNSPDGKTCVQRINSANQIFNAGLKSLVDQFNNNQADAKFIYIDSFGIFQDVIDNPAAFGFRVVNTGCCGVGRNNGQITCLPFQTPCSNRDEYLFWDAFHPTEAGNAVVGRRAYSAQRPTDAYPVDIHRLAQL